One stretch of Prochlorococcus marinus XMU1402 DNA includes these proteins:
- the murD gene encoding UDP-N-acetylmuramoyl-L-alanine--D-glutamate ligase: MIDNLSSKRNINLVIGLGKSGFWAAKYLRSINKRVIVWESKDGIEFLERKTALEELNIIVSLNKEFVFEEIQPFLKEIESVVVSPSIPYDHITIIELKKKGIKVIGEINVAWEILKDTNWIGITGTNGKTTVTHLLSHILCDTGLYAPFAGNIGTPLCKYAHSKKHEKIDWVVAELSSYQIEISPEVKPNIGIWTTFTEDHLERHKTLENYFNIKKSLLEKSDFRIYNYDDKNLRNHYSSLSRGVWITTSFDKSNFIHCDYWIDEQAYIVERGKKLFKLEHFSLKGMHNLQNLLLVIAAARKVGLSGKKIKDSLSNYKQLPHRMETIYKNNNLEIINDSKATNFDSSIAGISSIKGQIIIIAGGRLKGNEYGEWIKVLKKKVKYVFLFGESSKVLKMALINEGFKKNIFEFSELKELLNFVFHYLQNNRVGTLLFSPACSSFDQFKNYEERGDYFKKLISEKLKVNKSIFCSSNIT; encoded by the coding sequence AAGATGGGATAGAATTCTTAGAAAGAAAAACAGCATTAGAAGAGCTTAATATCATAGTTTCTCTAAATAAAGAATTTGTATTTGAAGAAATTCAACCTTTTTTGAAAGAGATCGAATCTGTTGTTGTAAGTCCATCAATACCTTATGACCATATAACTATTATTGAATTAAAAAAAAAGGGAATTAAAGTAATTGGAGAAATTAATGTTGCATGGGAAATTTTAAAAGACACAAATTGGATAGGTATTACTGGCACTAATGGCAAGACTACTGTTACTCATCTACTAAGCCATATACTCTGTGATACTGGATTATATGCTCCTTTTGCTGGAAATATTGGTACACCTTTATGTAAGTATGCTCACTCCAAAAAACATGAAAAAATTGATTGGGTTGTAGCTGAATTAAGCAGTTATCAAATAGAAATATCTCCAGAAGTAAAACCTAATATTGGAATATGGACAACCTTCACAGAAGATCATCTTGAAAGACATAAAACACTTGAAAACTATTTCAACATAAAAAAAAGCTTGTTAGAAAAATCAGATTTTAGAATTTATAATTATGACGATAAAAACCTAAGAAATCACTACAGTTCGCTATCAAGAGGGGTTTGGATAACAACTAGTTTCGATAAATCAAATTTTATTCATTGCGATTATTGGATAGATGAACAAGCGTACATTGTTGAGAGAGGGAAGAAATTATTCAAACTTGAACATTTTTCTTTAAAAGGAATGCATAATCTTCAAAATCTTTTATTGGTAATTGCAGCAGCGAGAAAAGTTGGATTATCTGGCAAGAAGATTAAAGATTCTTTATCTAATTACAAACAATTACCCCATAGGATGGAAACAATTTATAAAAATAATAATCTTGAAATCATTAATGATAGTAAAGCTACGAATTTTGACTCATCTATTGCAGGAATAAGTTCAATTAAAGGCCAAATAATAATCATTGCTGGCGGTAGATTAAAAGGTAATGAATATGGTGAGTGGATAAAAGTTTTAAAGAAAAAAGTTAAATATGTTTTCCTTTTTGGAGAAAGCTCAAAAGTCCTAAAAATGGCGCTTATTAATGAAGGATTTAAAAAAAATATTTTTGAATTTTCAGAACTAAAAGAGCTTTTAAATTTTGTTTTTCATTATTTACAAAATAATAGGGTCGGAACATTATTATTCTCACCTGCATGCTCTAGTTTTGATCAATTTAAAAATTATGAAGAGCGTGGAGATTATTTCAAGAAACTAATAAGTGAAAAATTAAAGGTTAATAAATCCATTTTTTGTTCAAGTAACATTACGTAA
- a CDS encoding pirin family protein, translated as MVFNIIKIRKSDDRFLSRRDWLHSMHSFSFAEHRDPKWDNFGKIRVINEDIISPNAGFNTHSHANMEIITVVTKGAITHRDSLNNLGKIHKDEVQVMSAGTGISHSEKNEENENCRLFQIWIYPQKENIKPRYDQISLNEKLWDNLIFNYKDGKNNKLFLNQSISLWRCKYKPIKEKKLPLKIDKYNWIQIIEGNLLLKSKYSNSNIFLGSGDGLGFEVNYYDDVSIDTEKNLDFLLFSMPSL; from the coding sequence ATGGTTTTTAATATTATTAAAATAAGAAAATCCGATGATAGATTTTTATCAAGAAGAGATTGGCTGCATTCAATGCATTCATTTTCTTTCGCAGAGCATAGAGATCCAAAATGGGATAATTTTGGGAAAATTAGAGTTATAAACGAAGATATTATTTCTCCTAATGCAGGATTTAATACACATTCTCATGCAAATATGGAAATTATTACTGTTGTAACAAAAGGAGCAATAACTCATAGAGACTCTTTAAACAATCTTGGAAAAATTCACAAAGATGAAGTACAAGTTATGTCTGCAGGTACTGGAATCTCCCATAGCGAGAAGAATGAAGAAAATGAGAACTGTAGGTTGTTCCAAATTTGGATATACCCTCAAAAAGAAAATATCAAACCTCGATATGATCAAATTTCATTAAATGAAAAGTTGTGGGATAATCTTATTTTTAATTACAAAGACGGTAAAAATAATAAGCTTTTTCTAAATCAAAGTATCTCTTTATGGCGTTGTAAGTATAAGCCAATTAAAGAAAAAAAATTGCCATTAAAAATCGATAAATATAATTGGATACAAATAATAGAAGGTAATCTTTTATTAAAAAGTAAATACTCTAATTCAAATATATTTCTCGGATCTGGAGATGGCTTGGGTTTTGAAGTAAATTATTATGATGATGTTTCTATAGATACTGAAAAAAACTTAGATTTTCTCTTATTTTCGATGCCTTCCTTATAA
- a CDS encoding DUF1643 domain-containing protein, whose protein sequence is MKNLFLERNCLITANKLYRWSLSYKISKSKKEIIFIGLNPSLSDAVFLDNTTKKIIKISKNNNYGKVKLINLFALISSNPARLFNHKNPVGYLNNNHIFKNLKHWSENKNCDLWLGWGNKGKFLNRNKRILKKIMQYNSIRKNNFDNPLGPLLIKKTIKDNPIHPLYCSDHSILKAVKTI, encoded by the coding sequence TTGAAAAATTTATTTTTAGAAAGAAATTGTTTGATAACTGCAAATAAACTATATAGGTGGAGTTTAAGTTATAAGATTTCTAAATCTAAAAAAGAGATTATTTTTATTGGTCTAAATCCTTCATTATCAGATGCAGTTTTCTTGGATAATACAACAAAAAAGATAATTAAAATCTCGAAAAATAATAATTATGGCAAAGTAAAATTAATCAATTTATTTGCTCTTATTTCAAGTAATCCAGCAAGACTCTTTAATCACAAAAACCCAGTTGGGTATTTAAACAATAATCATATTTTTAAAAACTTAAAACACTGGTCTGAAAATAAAAATTGTGATTTATGGTTAGGTTGGGGTAACAAAGGGAAATTTCTAAATAGAAATAAAAGAATATTAAAAAAAATAATGCAATATAACTCAATCAGAAAAAATAATTTTGATAACCCTCTTGGACCGCTTTTAATTAAGAAAACAATCAAAGATAATCCAATACATCCTCTATACTGTTCTGATCATTCTATTCTCAAAGCTGTAAAAACTATTTGA
- a CDS encoding DUF2214 family protein — MLLGTLLTGEIAKSALVAYVHYLGIILCFGSLLFERLTLKVGLNRNETISMIIADVVYGLAGVAILVTGILRVKYFGQGGDFYTGNPVFWIKVSLYILVGLLSLYPTTTYILWAIPLSKNKLPEISENLVKRFRLIITTELVGFATIPLFATLMARGVGLG; from the coding sequence ATGTTATTAGGAACTTTATTAACAGGTGAAATTGCTAAAAGTGCATTAGTAGCATATGTTCATTATTTAGGAATTATTTTGTGTTTCGGTTCTCTTTTGTTTGAAAGATTGACCCTAAAAGTAGGTCTTAATAGAAATGAGACGATCTCAATGATAATTGCAGATGTGGTTTATGGTTTGGCAGGAGTTGCAATATTAGTTACTGGGATTTTGCGTGTTAAGTATTTTGGTCAAGGAGGTGATTTCTATACGGGTAATCCTGTGTTTTGGATAAAGGTTTCGCTCTACATTTTGGTTGGCTTACTTTCTTTATACCCAACGACAACATATATTCTCTGGGCAATTCCACTAAGTAAGAATAAACTACCTGAAATTTCAGAAAACCTAGTGAAGAGGTTTAGACTAATCATTACCACCGAATTAGTTGGCTTTGCAACAATACCTTTGTTCGCAACTCTTATGGCTAGAGGTGTAGGTTTAGGTTGA
- a CDS encoding GAF domain-containing protein — translation MQNLVSKKEEEERRLKALAEYRILGTKPESCYDDITKIAATTCNVPISLMTLVDKDKQWFKSKIGLQISETRRDWSFCTHAIKENSPLIINDAFQDERFINNPLVTGDPKIRFYAGFPLRNRDGNKLGTLCVIDRKPGNLTTQQFNIMELLSKQIVSFLELRKKSLNLLDALSNLHKQEGILSVCSYCREVKNKEGDWMHLEKYLSKISDIRFSHGVCDNCMEKHFPDVIEVWNKKDFFEDGQKRFLES, via the coding sequence ATGCAGAATCTTGTATCAAAAAAAGAAGAAGAGGAAAGAAGATTAAAAGCTTTAGCAGAATATAGGATTTTGGGAACCAAGCCAGAATCATGCTATGACGATATTACAAAAATTGCTGCTACAACCTGTAATGTGCCTATTTCTTTAATGACATTGGTAGACAAAGATAAACAATGGTTTAAATCCAAAATAGGACTTCAAATATCAGAAACTAGAAGAGATTGGTCTTTTTGTACCCATGCAATAAAAGAAAATAGTCCATTAATTATTAATGATGCTTTCCAAGATGAAAGGTTTATAAATAATCCTTTGGTAACCGGAGACCCTAAGATTCGTTTTTATGCAGGTTTTCCCCTTAGAAATAGAGATGGTAATAAACTTGGAACTCTTTGTGTAATAGACAGAAAGCCAGGAAATCTAACTACACAACAATTTAATATTATGGAATTATTATCCAAGCAAATAGTTTCATTTTTAGAGCTTAGAAAAAAGTCATTGAACTTGCTAGATGCTTTATCTAATTTGCATAAACAGGAAGGTATTTTATCTGTCTGTTCATATTGCAGAGAAGTGAAAAATAAGGAGGGCGATTGGATGCATTTAGAAAAATATCTTTCGAAAATTAGTGATATTAGATTCAGTCATGGGGTTTGTGATAATTGTATGGAAAAACATTTCCCAGATGTAATCGAAGTGTGGAATAAAAAGGATTTTTTTGAAGATGGTCAAAAAAGGTTTTTAGAGTCTTAG
- a CDS encoding NAD(P)/FAD-dependent oxidoreductase, with protein sequence MEPFDLAVVGGGAAGFMTAITAAENGVKRIIILEGTSKLMEKVRISGGGRCNVTNATWIPNELIENYPRGGIQLLESFNRFAAGDVYDWFEKKGLKLKIEEDLRVFPVSNSSSDVIDCLRESALSKNVEILTKFFVKEIAKTPDNIFNIFSLKKAKVTAKNIILSTGGNPSGYKLAQNLGHTIIKPIPSLFTFSTKEPNLDECSGVSIRGIDIEINLNNKNFQNRGDLLITHWGFSGPAVLKLSSIAAREIYSQKYKFNLIIKWSSLSYKELKEKINYLRLNKGKVNLINSRPVPLLTKRLWIFLLKKIGIDKEKKWADLLADEREKMINILMRDKYIISGKGPFGEEFVTSGGVKINEVNFKSMESLICPGLFFSGEVLDVDGITGGFNFQHCWTSGWIAGMAVSKLNQSIIN encoded by the coding sequence TTGGAACCTTTTGATTTAGCAGTTGTTGGAGGCGGTGCAGCCGGTTTTATGACAGCAATAACTGCTGCTGAAAATGGAGTAAAAAGAATAATAATTCTTGAAGGAACTTCAAAACTTATGGAGAAAGTAAGGATTAGTGGAGGGGGAAGATGTAACGTCACTAATGCGACATGGATACCGAATGAACTAATTGAGAATTACCCCAGAGGTGGAATTCAGCTCTTGGAATCATTTAATCGTTTTGCTGCTGGAGATGTATATGATTGGTTTGAGAAAAAAGGTTTAAAATTAAAAATTGAGGAAGATCTAAGAGTATTCCCAGTGTCTAATTCTTCTTCAGATGTTATTGATTGTTTGAGAGAAAGTGCTTTATCAAAAAACGTAGAGATACTAACAAAATTTTTTGTAAAAGAAATTGCAAAAACTCCAGATAATATATTCAATATTTTTAGTCTTAAAAAAGCAAAGGTAACTGCAAAAAATATTATTCTTTCAACTGGAGGTAATCCAAGCGGATATAAATTAGCTCAAAATCTTGGACACACCATTATTAAACCCATACCATCGCTTTTCACTTTTTCCACAAAAGAACCAAATTTGGATGAATGTAGTGGGGTATCGATAAGGGGCATAGATATAGAGATTAATTTAAACAATAAGAATTTTCAAAACAGAGGCGATTTACTAATAACGCATTGGGGGTTTAGTGGGCCAGCAGTATTAAAACTTTCATCAATTGCAGCAAGGGAAATTTATAGCCAAAAATATAAATTTAATTTAATCATTAAATGGTCTTCTTTAAGTTATAAGGAGTTAAAAGAAAAAATTAATTATTTAAGATTAAATAAAGGCAAGGTGAATCTTATTAATAGTAGACCTGTTCCACTATTAACAAAAAGATTATGGATTTTTTTATTAAAGAAAATAGGTATTGATAAAGAGAAAAAGTGGGCTGATTTACTGGCAGATGAAAGGGAGAAAATGATAAATATTCTAATGAGGGATAAATATATAATTTCGGGCAAAGGTCCATTTGGAGAGGAATTTGTTACTTCCGGAGGCGTAAAAATTAATGAGGTTAATTTTAAAAGTATGGAGAGCTTAATTTGTCCAGGGTTATTTTTTTCTGGAGAAGTTTTGGATGTTGATGGGATCACTGGTGGATTTAATTTTCAACATTGTTGGACAAGTGGATGGATCGCTGGGATGGCAGTCTCAAAGTTAAATCAATCAATAATAAATTAA
- a CDS encoding EamA family transporter: MIGILSAFGAATSWTYACFIWRSQTQKYKSIDINLIKNIIAFLIFIPAFINLSSTTELKNIFILLISGIIGIGLGDTFYLKSLQTIGTRKTLSIETLSPLIAALSGEFFINENLTTKSWVGIIIVTISLFIILKKGNDFKEKNSSFSEKNNFKIFAYPFLSVLCAVLGGLLSRMVFLQSNLSPFLTTEIRLLGAIIFLISLKGFKINFFLKNIDKKQQKRFLISILLGTNVGIFLQQVVFKTLPIGVGWALLSISPVISLFFAKTEEREITKKIIFFTCFLFFGLTLIIL, encoded by the coding sequence TTGATTGGAATCCTTTCTGCTTTTGGAGCTGCTACATCTTGGACATATGCGTGCTTTATTTGGCGCTCGCAAACTCAAAAATATAAATCAATAGATATTAATTTAATAAAAAATATAATAGCTTTTTTAATTTTTATACCTGCTTTTATCAATCTAAGTTCTACAACTGAATTAAAAAACATATTTATCCTACTAATTAGTGGAATAATAGGTATTGGTTTAGGTGATACTTTCTATTTAAAGTCACTTCAAACAATTGGCACAAGAAAAACTTTATCTATAGAAACTCTTTCTCCTTTGATTGCAGCTTTATCAGGGGAATTTTTTATTAATGAAAATTTAACAACTAAGTCATGGGTTGGAATAATTATAGTAACGATTTCGCTATTCATAATTCTCAAAAAAGGTAACGATTTTAAAGAGAAAAACTCCTCTTTCTCAGAAAAAAATAACTTTAAGATTTTTGCTTATCCTTTTTTATCAGTTTTATGTGCTGTTCTTGGAGGTCTTTTATCAAGGATGGTTTTCCTTCAAAGCAATTTATCTCCTTTCCTTACAACTGAAATAAGATTGTTAGGTGCAATAATTTTTTTAATTAGTCTAAAAGGATTTAAGATTAATTTTTTCTTAAAAAACATAGACAAAAAACAACAAAAAAGATTTTTAATTTCAATACTTCTTGGAACAAATGTAGGAATATTTCTACAACAAGTTGTGTTTAAAACCCTTCCCATAGGAGTAGGATGGGCTTTATTAAGCATATCTCCAGTAATTTCCTTATTTTTTGCTAAGACTGAGGAAAGAGAAATTACCAAAAAAATAATATTTTTTACTTGTTTTTTATTTTTTGGCTTGACATTAATAATTCTTTAA
- a CDS encoding cupin domain-containing protein has translation MRVIITSPCSTRVIIQYGIKNWPVWECEPSKFKWNYDEKEICLIIEGQAKISTQNGDIYFIKAGDLVEFPAGLYCEWEITKSI, from the coding sequence GTGAGAGTTATAATCACTTCACCTTGTAGTACAAGAGTAATCATTCAATATGGAATAAAAAATTGGCCTGTTTGGGAATGTGAGCCAAGCAAATTTAAATGGAATTACGATGAAAAGGAAATTTGCTTAATTATTGAAGGCCAAGCAAAAATAAGTACTCAAAACGGTGACATTTATTTTATAAAAGCTGGAGATCTAGTTGAGTTTCCTGCTGGACTTTACTGCGAATGGGAAATAACCAAAAGTATTTAA
- a CDS encoding DUF805 domain-containing protein, whose translation MFNDFISAYKEFWIKATDFKGFTSRSDWWLVQLANLIISFLTIPIFLKTFGFNAYGIVCIIPQIAIDIRRIRDFGKDWKWIFINLIPIIGWILWFIWLGFGKTGNGKNKLI comes from the coding sequence ATGTTTAATGATTTTATAAGTGCATATAAAGAGTTTTGGATTAAAGCTACAGACTTCAAAGGATTCACCTCTAGATCGGATTGGTGGTTAGTCCAATTAGCGAATCTTATAATTTCTTTCTTAACTATCCCAATATTTTTAAAAACATTTGGTTTCAATGCATATGGAATAGTTTGTATTATTCCTCAAATAGCTATTGATATTAGAAGAATCAGAGACTTTGGGAAAGATTGGAAATGGATCTTTATTAATTTAATACCTATCATCGGATGGATCTTATGGTTTATCTGGTTAGGCTTTGGTAAGACAGGTAATGGGAAAAATAAACTTATATAG
- a CDS encoding restriction endonuclease subunit S, producing MKKNINKKHNKNEPWLKWLTREFNSYEAFQDFELGKNPKDVAEDFISRNSIAISEVFENFDEEDKDTLDQFLKLTECEMHVFRILEKQIELRNKIRFVDFKKRKKMKS from the coding sequence ATGAAGAAAAACATAAATAAAAAACATAATAAAAACGAACCATGGTTAAAATGGTTAACAAGAGAATTTAATTCTTATGAAGCTTTTCAGGATTTCGAATTAGGCAAGAATCCAAAAGATGTTGCAGAGGATTTTATTTCTAGAAATAGTATTGCTATTTCAGAAGTTTTTGAGAATTTTGATGAAGAAGATAAAGATACACTTGATCAATTTCTTAAATTAACTGAATGCGAGATGCATGTATTTAGAATTCTTGAAAAACAAATAGAGTTAAGAAACAAGATAAGATTTGTAGATTTTAAAAAAAGAAAAAAAATGAAGAGTTAA
- a CDS encoding M protein gives MSIPFYDFPSSPILIIGALGIAVAVAVFWFSYQKYFNSPMNKERAEKKKALIREQKELNQSL, from the coding sequence TTGTCTATTCCATTTTATGACTTTCCTTCATCTCCAATTTTAATAATTGGTGCTCTTGGTATTGCAGTAGCAGTAGCAGTTTTTTGGTTCTCTTACCAAAAATATTTCAATTCTCCTATGAACAAAGAACGTGCAGAAAAGAAAAAAGCCTTAATTAGGGAACAAAAAGAATTAAATCAAAGTTTATAA
- a CDS encoding fatty acid desaturase — MLKVNRRDFLIKPFLKRNNIRASYQIISTIFPIISIWLIIYQIINQPFSLLIKGSLLIPIICLLTLFSSRTFSLMHDCGHNSLFTKRKLNRFFGFLLGLVNGIPQKSWSIDHAFHHRNNGNWEIYKGPIDVLSLEEYNSLTKRNKIFYKVSRNWIMLFPGGFYYLVLKPRLGMVIIIFNFTKDILEETFTKIKCKELSKLLTINSRVRPPFSDYGDNFSELFELIINNIVVIIGWIFMCKWFGLAFFLSFYSLVLTLSAAILICIFFVQHNYKNAYAKNTKNWDVIDGAILGSSNLDIPNWLNWFLADISFHSIHHLSERIPNYNLRACHEANIHLLHHSKFLKLSDFSNCFKYIIWDNKNEKLIPLG; from the coding sequence ATGCTTAAAGTAAATAGACGTGATTTTTTAATAAAGCCATTTCTAAAAAGAAACAATATTAGAGCTTCCTATCAAATTATTTCTACCATCTTCCCAATAATTTCTATTTGGTTAATCATTTACCAAATAATAAATCAACCTTTTTCATTATTGATAAAAGGATCTTTACTAATACCTATTATTTGTCTCCTAACTCTATTCTCTTCAAGAACATTCTCATTAATGCATGATTGCGGTCATAATTCTCTTTTTACAAAACGTAAATTAAACCGCTTTTTTGGATTTTTGCTTGGTCTGGTAAATGGTATTCCCCAAAAATCATGGTCAATTGATCATGCATTTCATCATAGAAATAATGGAAACTGGGAAATTTATAAAGGCCCGATAGATGTTTTAAGTCTTGAAGAATATAATTCCCTTACAAAAAGAAATAAAATATTTTATAAAGTAAGTCGAAACTGGATAATGCTTTTCCCTGGAGGATTTTATTACTTAGTTTTAAAACCTAGGTTAGGAATGGTTATTATCATATTTAATTTCACTAAAGATATATTAGAAGAAACTTTTACAAAAATTAAATGCAAAGAACTCTCTAAACTACTAACTATTAATTCAAGAGTTAGACCTCCTTTTTCAGATTATGGAGATAATTTTAGTGAACTCTTTGAGTTAATAATAAATAACATAGTAGTAATAATAGGGTGGATTTTCATGTGTAAATGGTTTGGTTTAGCTTTTTTCTTATCATTTTATTCCTTAGTATTAACCCTATCAGCCGCAATTTTAATATGTATCTTTTTCGTCCAACATAACTATAAAAATGCATATGCTAAAAATACAAAAAATTGGGACGTCATCGATGGAGCGATTTTGGGAAGTAGCAATTTAGATATACCTAATTGGCTAAATTGGTTTCTAGCAGACATCTCTTTCCACAGCATTCATCATCTTTCTGAGAGAATACCAAATTACAACTTAAGAGCTTGTCATGAAGCAAATATTCATTTGCTTCATCATTCAAAGTTCTTAAAATTAAGCGATTTTTCAAACTGCTTCAAATATATTATTTGGGATAATAAGAATGAAAAATTAATCCCACTAGGTTAA
- a CDS encoding fatty acid desaturase, with the protein MSNIKFSGLKGQALVIEDKDIPSIKEFQDVIPDHYFKSNTKTSLRYLLQTALIQSLVVAIGLSIPFTLKMIPIWIIYALLSGTTAMGFWVIAHECGHGAFSKNKRLESITGYLLHSLLLVPYFSWQRSHAVHHRFTNNITNGETHVPLVIKGNGVTEKVGGEKELHFSNSLGKKNYGILQLVLHLIFGWPAYLLTGSTGGVKYGTSNHFWPIKPFSKALWPSIWAKKVWISDIGVGLTLMGNVYLVYKYGIFPVIALYFGPLLVVNCWLVIYTWLHHTDSDVPHLSNTEFSFMRGAFLSIDRPYGRVLNFLHHNIGSSHVVHHVCPTIPHYHAKKATVLIKKAFKKAYLFNPDPIHKALWNIACNCVAVKSDINRRYIWQSIYKKVD; encoded by the coding sequence TTGAGTAATATAAAATTTTCAGGTCTTAAAGGCCAAGCGCTTGTAATAGAGGATAAAGATATTCCAAGCATAAAAGAATTTCAGGATGTTATCCCAGATCACTACTTTAAGAGCAATACCAAAACTTCTTTGAGGTATCTTTTACAAACAGCTTTAATCCAATCATTAGTAGTTGCAATAGGGTTATCTATTCCATTTACCCTAAAAATGATCCCAATTTGGATTATTTACGCATTACTATCAGGCACCACTGCTATGGGATTTTGGGTAATTGCGCATGAATGTGGGCATGGAGCATTCTCTAAAAATAAGAGATTGGAATCTATAACTGGTTATTTACTACATTCATTACTTCTAGTGCCTTATTTTTCTTGGCAACGTTCTCATGCAGTTCATCATCGATTCACAAATAACATAACCAATGGAGAAACTCATGTCCCTTTAGTCATTAAAGGGAATGGAGTTACAGAAAAAGTTGGAGGAGAAAAAGAATTACATTTTTCAAATTCCTTAGGCAAGAAAAATTACGGCATTCTTCAACTTGTTTTACATCTAATATTTGGCTGGCCTGCTTATTTACTTACAGGAAGTACGGGAGGTGTTAAATATGGAACTTCAAATCATTTTTGGCCGATTAAACCATTTTCAAAGGCATTATGGCCATCAATATGGGCCAAGAAAGTTTGGATATCCGATATTGGTGTAGGTTTGACATTAATGGGCAATGTTTATTTAGTTTACAAGTATGGAATATTTCCAGTAATTGCTTTGTATTTTGGTCCTTTATTAGTTGTTAATTGTTGGCTTGTAATTTATACATGGCTTCATCATACAGATTCAGATGTGCCTCATCTTTCAAATACGGAATTTTCCTTTATGAGAGGAGCATTTCTATCTATTGACAGGCCATACGGTAGAGTCCTTAATTTTCTTCATCACAATATAGGGTCTAGCCATGTTGTTCATCATGTATGTCCAACAATCCCTCATTATCATGCAAAAAAGGCAACTGTCCTAATTAAAAAAGCCTTTAAAAAAGCATATCTTTTTAATCCTGATCCAATACACAAAGCTCTATGGAATATTGCTTGCAATTGCGTTGCTGTTAAGTCAGACATCAACAGAAGATATATATGGCAATCTATATACAAAAAAGTGGATTAA
- a CDS encoding DUF938 domain-containing protein translates to MDNRLFFSATQKNRDCIGDVLSRVIKKGSVLEIGSGSGEHGVFFQKRFPGIIWQTSDPELVHRKSISSWIEYEDLTRKMPQPLEIDVEKIPWKIPFRLAHSLQGIVSINMIHVAQWSSTVALFRESGKLLNKGKFLILYGPFKICNKHTSESNYFFDISLKMQNDLWGIKNLEKVCDESKKNGFSQEDIISMPANNFSIIYRKVS, encoded by the coding sequence TTGGATAATAGACTTTTTTTTTCAGCAACTCAAAAAAATAGGGACTGCATTGGTGATGTACTCTCCAGAGTTATAAAAAAAGGTTCTGTATTGGAAATCGGCAGTGGCAGCGGTGAACATGGAGTATTTTTTCAAAAACGCTTTCCTGGAATAATTTGGCAAACGAGTGATCCTGAGTTAGTGCATAGAAAAAGTATAAGTTCTTGGATTGAGTATGAAGACTTAACTAGGAAAATGCCTCAACCTCTTGAGATTGATGTAGAAAAAATTCCTTGGAAAATTCCATTTAGATTAGCTCATTCTTTGCAAGGAATAGTCTCTATAAATATGATTCATGTAGCACAGTGGTCTTCTACTGTAGCACTCTTTAGAGAGTCAGGAAAATTATTAAATAAGGGAAAATTTTTGATATTGTATGGGCCATTTAAAATTTGTAATAAGCATACAAGTGAAAGTAATTATTTTTTCGATATTTCATTGAAAATGCAAAATGATCTTTGGGGTATTAAAAACCTTGAGAAAGTGTGTGATGAGAGTAAGAAAAATGGTTTTTCTCAAGAAGATATTATTAGTATGCCTGCAAATAATTTTTCAATAATTTACAGAAAAGTTTCCTGA
- a CDS encoding high light inducible protein — MTPEAERFNGWAAMLGFVAAVGAYVTTGQIIPGWF; from the coding sequence ATGACTCCAGAAGCAGAAAGATTTAATGGCTGGGCAGCAATGCTAGGATTTGTTGCAGCAGTTGGTGCATATGTCACAACAGGCCAAATAATTCCAGGTTGGTTCTAA
- a CDS encoding high light inducible protein, which translates to MKNSETKVIEKEKIIAEKLNGRFAMLGFIALVGAYLTTGQIIPGFI; encoded by the coding sequence ATGAAAAATAGTGAAACTAAAGTTATAGAAAAGGAAAAAATCATAGCTGAAAAGCTAAATGGGAGATTTGCTATGTTAGGTTTTATAGCTCTTGTGGGCGCCTACCTTACAACAGGTCAAATAATTCCAGGTTTTATCTAA